The Haemorhous mexicanus isolate bHaeMex1 chromosome 8, bHaeMex1.pri, whole genome shotgun sequence genome includes a window with the following:
- the METTL8 gene encoding tRNA N(3)-methylcytidine methyltransferase METTL8, mitochondrial isoform X3, with protein sequence MGSLNTTNFITKLSALCLRKTKMQYRHQSNRRPTAPLGSRILTDPSKVFEHNMWDHMQWSQEEEENAKKKATENSLVKVQSEDQDKYEREASKYWNEFYKTHKNNFFKDRNWLFLEFPEILPEKRRQEFKTEKISLEHTKINNDSSFSLKNGMFEEGEKYWEKNYGSGSTTVQEYVYNKNQVKALSANPQGKKCGEDLGRVESFPGCDATYRILEVGCGAGNSVFPILKVLCNTPGTFLYCCDFASGAVELVKSHSSYNSAWCSAFVHDVCDDALPYPFPDEILDVILLVFVLSTIHPDRWCCLFGLLQQTWLLMFGCKLGCKLVCKLHQHLIYSLRMQGVVNRLAKLLKPGGMLLFRDYGRYDTAQLRFKEGHCLSENFYVRGDGTRVYFFTKDEVWNMFTLAGLTEVQNLVDRRLQVNRKKKVKMQRVWIQSKFQKPLLSLHIPEESTKRHPCK encoded by the exons ATGGG GTCTCTCAACACAACAAACTTCATTACAAAGCTTTCTGCTTTATGTCTGAGGAAAACCAAGATGCAGTACAGGCACCAAAGTAACAGACGACCAACAGCTCCACTCGGATCACGGATTTTAACTGATCCTTCTAAGGTCTTCGAGCATAACATGTG GGACCACATGCAATGGTCacaagaagaggaggagaatgccaagaaaaaagcaacagagAATTCTCTTGTGAAAGTTCAATCGGAAGACCAAG ATAAATATGAGAGAGAAGCCAGTAAATACTGGAATGAATTTTACAAGAcacataaaaataactttttcaaGGATCGCAATTGGCTGTTTCTGGAGTTTCCAGAAATTCTTCCAGAAAAAAGGAGACAAGagttcaaaacagaaaaaatatctttggaacacacaaaaataaataatgacagCAGTTTTTCACTCAAAAATGGAATGTTTGAAGAAGGAGAAAAGTACTGGGAGAAAAATTATGGATCTGGTTCTACTACTGTACAAGAATATGTATATAATAAAAATCAAGTAAAAGCTCTTAGTGCCAATCCTCAAGGTAAAAAGTGTGGAGAAGATCTTGGCAGGGTAGAATCCTTCCCTGGTTGCGATGCCACATACCGAATATTAGAG GTTGGTTGTGGAGCTGGAAACAGTGTCTTTCCTATTCTGAAGGTTCTATG cAATACACCTGGAACCTTTCTGTACTGTTGTGATTTTGCTTCAGGAGCAGTGGAGCTGGTAAAG TCACATTCGTCCTACAATTCAGCCTGGTGTTCTGCCTTTGTTCATGATGTGTGTGATGATGCTTTACCCTATCCTTTTCCAGATGAGATCCTGGATGTCATTCTCCTTGTCTTTGTGCTCTCTACTATTCATCCTGACAG GTGGTGCTGCCTTTTTGGTCTGTTGCAGCAAACGTGGTTGCTTATGTTTGGTTGCAAACTTGGTTGCAAACTTGTTTGCAAACTTCACCAGCATCTCATCTATTCTCTAAGGATGCAAGGGGTTGTGAATAGGTTGGCTAAGCTACTGAAGCCTGGAGGAATGTTGTTATTTCGAGACTACGGAAGATATGATACAGCTCAACTTCGTTTTAAAGAAG GTCATTGCTTGTCAGAAAATTTTTATGTAAGAGGAGATGGAACCAGAGTATATTTCTTTACCAAAG ATGAGGTATGGAACATGTTCACCCTGGCTGGATTAACTGAAGTACAGAATTTAGTTGATCGGCGATTACAagtaaacagaaagaaaaaagtgaaaatgcagCGAGTTTGGATACAAAGCAAGTTCCAGAAGCCATTGCTATCTCTGCATATTCCTGAAGAAAGCACCAAAAGGCACCCTTGTAAATAA
- the METTL8 gene encoding tRNA N(3)-methylcytidine methyltransferase METTL8, mitochondrial isoform X1, which produces MNAWPGTCELLATGREPFWSYAQNVVTAINLCLPAHRLKSLDRLVSLPCQRPSAQMGSLNTTNFITKLSALCLRKTKMQYRHQSNRRPTAPLGSRILTDPSKVFEHNMWDHMQWSQEEEENAKKKATENSLVKVQSEDQDKYEREASKYWNEFYKTHKNNFFKDRNWLFLEFPEILPEKRRQEFKTEKISLEHTKINNDSSFSLKNGMFEEGEKYWEKNYGSGSTTVQEYVYNKNQVKALSANPQGKKCGEDLGRVESFPGCDATYRILEVGCGAGNSVFPILKVLCNTPGTFLYCCDFASGAVELVKSHSSYNSAWCSAFVHDVCDDALPYPFPDEILDVILLVFVLSTIHPDRWCCLFGLLQQTWLLMFGCKLGCKLVCKLHQHLIYSLRMQGVVNRLAKLLKPGGMLLFRDYGRYDTAQLRFKEGHCLSENFYVRGDGTRVYFFTKDEVWNMFTLAGLTEVQNLVDRRLQVNRKKKVKMQRVWIQSKFQKPLLSLHIPEESTKRHPCK; this is translated from the exons ATGAACGCCTGGCCTGGCACCTGCGAGCTTTTGGCCACAGGCCGCGAGCCTTTTTGG agCTACGCCCAAAATGTTGTCACGGCCATCAATCTCTGCTTGCCAGCACACCGACTGAAGTCTCTGGACAGGCTCGTTTCTCTTCCTTGCCAGAGGCCAAGCGCCCAAATGGG GTCTCTCAACACAACAAACTTCATTACAAAGCTTTCTGCTTTATGTCTGAGGAAAACCAAGATGCAGTACAGGCACCAAAGTAACAGACGACCAACAGCTCCACTCGGATCACGGATTTTAACTGATCCTTCTAAGGTCTTCGAGCATAACATGTG GGACCACATGCAATGGTCacaagaagaggaggagaatgccaagaaaaaagcaacagagAATTCTCTTGTGAAAGTTCAATCGGAAGACCAAG ATAAATATGAGAGAGAAGCCAGTAAATACTGGAATGAATTTTACAAGAcacataaaaataactttttcaaGGATCGCAATTGGCTGTTTCTGGAGTTTCCAGAAATTCTTCCAGAAAAAAGGAGACAAGagttcaaaacagaaaaaatatctttggaacacacaaaaataaataatgacagCAGTTTTTCACTCAAAAATGGAATGTTTGAAGAAGGAGAAAAGTACTGGGAGAAAAATTATGGATCTGGTTCTACTACTGTACAAGAATATGTATATAATAAAAATCAAGTAAAAGCTCTTAGTGCCAATCCTCAAGGTAAAAAGTGTGGAGAAGATCTTGGCAGGGTAGAATCCTTCCCTGGTTGCGATGCCACATACCGAATATTAGAG GTTGGTTGTGGAGCTGGAAACAGTGTCTTTCCTATTCTGAAGGTTCTATG cAATACACCTGGAACCTTTCTGTACTGTTGTGATTTTGCTTCAGGAGCAGTGGAGCTGGTAAAG TCACATTCGTCCTACAATTCAGCCTGGTGTTCTGCCTTTGTTCATGATGTGTGTGATGATGCTTTACCCTATCCTTTTCCAGATGAGATCCTGGATGTCATTCTCCTTGTCTTTGTGCTCTCTACTATTCATCCTGACAG GTGGTGCTGCCTTTTTGGTCTGTTGCAGCAAACGTGGTTGCTTATGTTTGGTTGCAAACTTGGTTGCAAACTTGTTTGCAAACTTCACCAGCATCTCATCTATTCTCTAAGGATGCAAGGGGTTGTGAATAGGTTGGCTAAGCTACTGAAGCCTGGAGGAATGTTGTTATTTCGAGACTACGGAAGATATGATACAGCTCAACTTCGTTTTAAAGAAG GTCATTGCTTGTCAGAAAATTTTTATGTAAGAGGAGATGGAACCAGAGTATATTTCTTTACCAAAG ATGAGGTATGGAACATGTTCACCCTGGCTGGATTAACTGAAGTACAGAATTTAGTTGATCGGCGATTACAagtaaacagaaagaaaaaagtgaaaatgcagCGAGTTTGGATACAAAGCAAGTTCCAGAAGCCATTGCTATCTCTGCATATTCCTGAAGAAAGCACCAAAAGGCACCCTTGTAAATAA
- the METTL8 gene encoding tRNA N(3)-methylcytidine methyltransferase METTL8, mitochondrial isoform X2, which translates to MNAWPGTCELLATGREPFWSYAQNVVTAINLCLPAHRLKSLDRLVSLPCQRPSAQMGSLNTTNFITKLSALCLRKTKMQYRHQSNRRPTAPLGSRILTDPSKVFEHNMWDHMQWSQEEEENAKKKATENSLVKVQSEDQDKYEREASKYWNEFYKTHKNNFFKDRNWLFLEFPEILPEKRRQEFKTEKISLEHTKINNDSSFSLKNGMFEEGEKYWEKNYGSGSTTVQEYVYNKNQVKALSANPQGKKCGEDLGRVESFPGCDATYRILEVGCGAGNSVFPILKVLCNTPGTFLYCCDFASGAVELVKSHSSYNSAWCSAFVHDVCDDALPYPFPDEILDVILLVFVLSTIHPDRMQGVVNRLAKLLKPGGMLLFRDYGRYDTAQLRFKEGHCLSENFYVRGDGTRVYFFTKDEVWNMFTLAGLTEVQNLVDRRLQVNRKKKVKMQRVWIQSKFQKPLLSLHIPEESTKRHPCK; encoded by the exons ATGAACGCCTGGCCTGGCACCTGCGAGCTTTTGGCCACAGGCCGCGAGCCTTTTTGG agCTACGCCCAAAATGTTGTCACGGCCATCAATCTCTGCTTGCCAGCACACCGACTGAAGTCTCTGGACAGGCTCGTTTCTCTTCCTTGCCAGAGGCCAAGCGCCCAAATGGG GTCTCTCAACACAACAAACTTCATTACAAAGCTTTCTGCTTTATGTCTGAGGAAAACCAAGATGCAGTACAGGCACCAAAGTAACAGACGACCAACAGCTCCACTCGGATCACGGATTTTAACTGATCCTTCTAAGGTCTTCGAGCATAACATGTG GGACCACATGCAATGGTCacaagaagaggaggagaatgccaagaaaaaagcaacagagAATTCTCTTGTGAAAGTTCAATCGGAAGACCAAG ATAAATATGAGAGAGAAGCCAGTAAATACTGGAATGAATTTTACAAGAcacataaaaataactttttcaaGGATCGCAATTGGCTGTTTCTGGAGTTTCCAGAAATTCTTCCAGAAAAAAGGAGACAAGagttcaaaacagaaaaaatatctttggaacacacaaaaataaataatgacagCAGTTTTTCACTCAAAAATGGAATGTTTGAAGAAGGAGAAAAGTACTGGGAGAAAAATTATGGATCTGGTTCTACTACTGTACAAGAATATGTATATAATAAAAATCAAGTAAAAGCTCTTAGTGCCAATCCTCAAGGTAAAAAGTGTGGAGAAGATCTTGGCAGGGTAGAATCCTTCCCTGGTTGCGATGCCACATACCGAATATTAGAG GTTGGTTGTGGAGCTGGAAACAGTGTCTTTCCTATTCTGAAGGTTCTATG cAATACACCTGGAACCTTTCTGTACTGTTGTGATTTTGCTTCAGGAGCAGTGGAGCTGGTAAAG TCACATTCGTCCTACAATTCAGCCTGGTGTTCTGCCTTTGTTCATGATGTGTGTGATGATGCTTTACCCTATCCTTTTCCAGATGAGATCCTGGATGTCATTCTCCTTGTCTTTGTGCTCTCTACTATTCATCCTGACAG GATGCAAGGGGTTGTGAATAGGTTGGCTAAGCTACTGAAGCCTGGAGGAATGTTGTTATTTCGAGACTACGGAAGATATGATACAGCTCAACTTCGTTTTAAAGAAG GTCATTGCTTGTCAGAAAATTTTTATGTAAGAGGAGATGGAACCAGAGTATATTTCTTTACCAAAG ATGAGGTATGGAACATGTTCACCCTGGCTGGATTAACTGAAGTACAGAATTTAGTTGATCGGCGATTACAagtaaacagaaagaaaaaagtgaaaatgcagCGAGTTTGGATACAAAGCAAGTTCCAGAAGCCATTGCTATCTCTGCATATTCCTGAAGAAAGCACCAAAAGGCACCCTTGTAAATAA
- the METTL8 gene encoding tRNA N(3)-methylcytidine methyltransferase METTL8, mitochondrial isoform X4, with the protein MMLNIGAKKCLLLFRDHMQWSQEEEENAKKKATENSLVKVQSEDQDKYEREASKYWNEFYKTHKNNFFKDRNWLFLEFPEILPEKRRQEFKTEKISLEHTKINNDSSFSLKNGMFEEGEKYWEKNYGSGSTTVQEYVYNKNQVKALSANPQGKKCGEDLGRVESFPGCDATYRILEVGCGAGNSVFPILKVLCNTPGTFLYCCDFASGAVELVKSHSSYNSAWCSAFVHDVCDDALPYPFPDEILDVILLVFVLSTIHPDRWCCLFGLLQQTWLLMFGCKLGCKLVCKLHQHLIYSLRMQGVVNRLAKLLKPGGMLLFRDYGRYDTAQLRFKEGHCLSENFYVRGDGTRVYFFTKDEVWNMFTLAGLTEVQNLVDRRLQVNRKKKVKMQRVWIQSKFQKPLLSLHIPEESTKRHPCK; encoded by the exons ATGATGCTAAACATTGGAGCAAAAAAATGCCTGCTTCTATTCAG GGACCACATGCAATGGTCacaagaagaggaggagaatgccaagaaaaaagcaacagagAATTCTCTTGTGAAAGTTCAATCGGAAGACCAAG ATAAATATGAGAGAGAAGCCAGTAAATACTGGAATGAATTTTACAAGAcacataaaaataactttttcaaGGATCGCAATTGGCTGTTTCTGGAGTTTCCAGAAATTCTTCCAGAAAAAAGGAGACAAGagttcaaaacagaaaaaatatctttggaacacacaaaaataaataatgacagCAGTTTTTCACTCAAAAATGGAATGTTTGAAGAAGGAGAAAAGTACTGGGAGAAAAATTATGGATCTGGTTCTACTACTGTACAAGAATATGTATATAATAAAAATCAAGTAAAAGCTCTTAGTGCCAATCCTCAAGGTAAAAAGTGTGGAGAAGATCTTGGCAGGGTAGAATCCTTCCCTGGTTGCGATGCCACATACCGAATATTAGAG GTTGGTTGTGGAGCTGGAAACAGTGTCTTTCCTATTCTGAAGGTTCTATG cAATACACCTGGAACCTTTCTGTACTGTTGTGATTTTGCTTCAGGAGCAGTGGAGCTGGTAAAG TCACATTCGTCCTACAATTCAGCCTGGTGTTCTGCCTTTGTTCATGATGTGTGTGATGATGCTTTACCCTATCCTTTTCCAGATGAGATCCTGGATGTCATTCTCCTTGTCTTTGTGCTCTCTACTATTCATCCTGACAG GTGGTGCTGCCTTTTTGGTCTGTTGCAGCAAACGTGGTTGCTTATGTTTGGTTGCAAACTTGGTTGCAAACTTGTTTGCAAACTTCACCAGCATCTCATCTATTCTCTAAGGATGCAAGGGGTTGTGAATAGGTTGGCTAAGCTACTGAAGCCTGGAGGAATGTTGTTATTTCGAGACTACGGAAGATATGATACAGCTCAACTTCGTTTTAAAGAAG GTCATTGCTTGTCAGAAAATTTTTATGTAAGAGGAGATGGAACCAGAGTATATTTCTTTACCAAAG ATGAGGTATGGAACATGTTCACCCTGGCTGGATTAACTGAAGTACAGAATTTAGTTGATCGGCGATTACAagtaaacagaaagaaaaaagtgaaaatgcagCGAGTTTGGATACAAAGCAAGTTCCAGAAGCCATTGCTATCTCTGCATATTCCTGAAGAAAGCACCAAAAGGCACCCTTGTAAATAA